One region of Papaver somniferum cultivar HN1 unplaced genomic scaffold, ASM357369v1 unplaced-scaffold_131, whole genome shotgun sequence genomic DNA includes:
- the LOC113332405 gene encoding uncharacterized protein LOC113332405 isoform X1: MEMTRLKCGDDNDSVPKTEKDDEMPPDEHRCCHAAGKTWRCKSFRMNHGGGGAAADSVPKTKFCEKHYYGRFPYKKRQLMKTSGNGETRALKRGKKVTEEDETGGIQQTTSDGTADAIEEKGSAKFGTKKKNVKRTQRSGELKSLTKPVVETRASKRRKMAMEGDLLLDETSNQPATNDNCVSDTIIECGSANIRRKRKNVKRKKRSGELKSLTRAKNKIKCLELSLELERKKLECTKLQGKLAEVEETRNIAETERTPADATASWEKMFSYLESRFQGKDNGNSTMGCVESCISNLESLFLRMESKHSTMAGCVESRISKLELSSGDGE; encoded by the exons ATGGAGATGACTCGGTTGAAGTGTGGTGATGATAATGACAGTGTTCCTAAGACGGAGAAGGATGATGAGATGCCTCCAGATGAACATCGTTGTTGTCACGCTGCTGGAAAAACATGGAGATGCAAGAGTTTCAGGATGAatcatggtggtggtggtgctgctgctgatAGTGTTCCTAAGACCAAATTCTGTGAAAAACATTACTATGGAAGGTTTCCTTATAAGAAGAGGCAGCTTATGAAGACAAGTGGAAATGGTGAAACTAGGGCTTTGAAAAGGGGAAAGAAGGTaacagaggaagatgaaacaggaGGAATTCAACAAACTACTAGTGATGGTACAG CTGATGCAATTGAAGAAAAAGGTTCTGCCAAATTTGGGACCAAGAAGAAAAATGTCAAAAGAACTCAAAGGTCTGGAGAACTAAAATCACTGACTAAACCTGTGGTTGAAACTAGGGCTTCGAAGCGGAGGAAGATGGCAATGGAAGGTGACCTGCTACTTGATGAAACAAGTAATCAACCAGCTACTAATGATAACTGTGTCT CTGATACAATTATAGAATGTGGTTCTGCCAATATTCGGAGGAAGAGGAAAAatgtcaaaagaaaaaaaaggtctgGAGAATTAAAATCACTGACAAGAGCCAAGAATAAGATTAAGTGTCTTGAATTGTCTTTGGAGCTTGAGAGGAAGAAACTGGAATGCACTAAACTGCAGGGTAAACTAGCCGAGGTAGAAGAAACTAGAAACATTGCTGAGACTGAGCGGACACCCGCGGATGCCACTGCAAGTTGGGAGAAGATGTTTTCCTATTTGGAGAGTCGATTCCAGGGGAAGGATAACGGAAATTCAACAATGGGATGTGTAGAGTCTTGCATTTCTAATTTGGAGAGCCTATTCCTGAGGATGGAAAGTAAACATTCAACAATGGCTGGATGTGTAGAGTCTCGCATTTCAAAGTTGGAGCTTAGTTCTGGGGATGGAGAATGA
- the LOC113332405 gene encoding uncharacterized protein LOC113332405 isoform X2: MEMTRLKCGDDNDSVPKTEKDDEMPPDEHRCCHAAGKTWRCKSFRMNHGGGGAAADSVPKTKFCEKHYYGRFPYKKRQLMKTSGNGETRALKRGKKVTEEDETGGIQQTTSDGTADAIEEKGSAKFGTKKKNVKRTQRSGELKSLTKPVVETRASKRRKMAMEGDLLLDETTDTIIECGSANIRRKRKNVKRKKRSGELKSLTRAKNKIKCLELSLELERKKLECTKLQGKLAEVEETRNIAETERTPADATASWEKMFSYLESRFQGKDNGNSTMGCVESCISNLESLFLRMESKHSTMAGCVESRISKLELSSGDGE; this comes from the exons ATGGAGATGACTCGGTTGAAGTGTGGTGATGATAATGACAGTGTTCCTAAGACGGAGAAGGATGATGAGATGCCTCCAGATGAACATCGTTGTTGTCACGCTGCTGGAAAAACATGGAGATGCAAGAGTTTCAGGATGAatcatggtggtggtggtgctgctgctgatAGTGTTCCTAAGACCAAATTCTGTGAAAAACATTACTATGGAAGGTTTCCTTATAAGAAGAGGCAGCTTATGAAGACAAGTGGAAATGGTGAAACTAGGGCTTTGAAAAGGGGAAAGAAGGTaacagaggaagatgaaacaggaGGAATTCAACAAACTACTAGTGATGGTACAG CTGATGCAATTGAAGAAAAAGGTTCTGCCAAATTTGGGACCAAGAAGAAAAATGTCAAAAGAACTCAAAGGTCTGGAGAACTAAAATCACTGACTAAACCTGTGGTTGAAACTAGGGCTTCGAAGCGGAGGAAGATGGCAATGGAAGGTGACCTGCTACTTGATGAAACAA CTGATACAATTATAGAATGTGGTTCTGCCAATATTCGGAGGAAGAGGAAAAatgtcaaaagaaaaaaaaggtctgGAGAATTAAAATCACTGACAAGAGCCAAGAATAAGATTAAGTGTCTTGAATTGTCTTTGGAGCTTGAGAGGAAGAAACTGGAATGCACTAAACTGCAGGGTAAACTAGCCGAGGTAGAAGAAACTAGAAACATTGCTGAGACTGAGCGGACACCCGCGGATGCCACTGCAAGTTGGGAGAAGATGTTTTCCTATTTGGAGAGTCGATTCCAGGGGAAGGATAACGGAAATTCAACAATGGGATGTGTAGAGTCTTGCATTTCTAATTTGGAGAGCCTATTCCTGAGGATGGAAAGTAAACATTCAACAATGGCTGGATGTGTAGAGTCTCGCATTTCAAAGTTGGAGCTTAGTTCTGGGGATGGAGAATGA